From Mauremys mutica isolate MM-2020 ecotype Southern chromosome 15, ASM2049712v1, whole genome shotgun sequence, one genomic window encodes:
- the ZBTB45 gene encoding zinc finger and BTB domain-containing protein 45: MAEAVHYIHLQNFSKSLLETLNGQRLGGHFCDVTVHIHEATLRAHRCVLAAGSPFFHDKLLLGYSEIEVPAVVPSQVVQQLVEFMYSGSLVVAQSEALQILTAASILQIKTVIDECTQIISQSRSPKPPAAAPSVPLAVPRPLTVKPQEQTKESPGTVGLPASRPGEMEPPSTAQLEAPKLLCASEVRYKLRDLLSSQQRQLGEARERAASEGELAAAGSDGEGPYGGLHPAEAQPSCHSRKQRQPVRLQLSDALPVIIKDEEEEEEDEEEEEGEGKLSCFGECGGGAFPSCSEAKDTGGGSGSGGAGRKDGVQLDYPAVEGQDFFSGQDVFSESFIPAWQSEEGSQGAAREGEKFRTDCSLEASNMRTLAGDFKPAPASFPAQAPEPRGLAFVSSLGIQRELKAEVSAAGPGTTTTTSIFQFHLPQPGVAQSFYSVQQEAGAANMVQLSPGAMVTGSLHGEQAQRPGPSRCSEPSYQCSHCQKTFSSRKNYTKHMFIHSGEKPHQCSICWRSFSLRDYLLKHMVTHTGVRAFQCSICCKRFTQKSSLNVHMRTHRPERFQCCICNKYFSHRTLLERHVATHTAWKAGEPDVAGGAWKEKPDPGEGASVAAWKGDPATEGAMVAWKGDPGGEGTMVAWKGDPGGEGTITAWKGDSGAEGALPTQPAWKGDPAGDGTMPAHTA, encoded by the exons atggctgaggCCGTCCATTACATCCACCTGCAGAACTTCAGCAAGTCCTTGCTGGAGACGCTGAACGGGCAGCGCCTGGGCGGGCACTTCTGCGACGTGACCGTGCACATCCACGAGGCCACCCTGCGGGCCCACCGGTGCGTGCTGGCCGCCGGCAGCCCCTTCTTCCACGACAAGCTGCTGCTGGGCTACTCGGAGATCGAGGTGCCCGCCGTGGTGCCCAGCCAGGTGGTGCAGCAGCTGGTGGAGTTCATGTACAGCGGCTCCCTGGTGGTGGCCCAGTCCGAGGCCTTGCAGATCCTGACGGCCGCCTCCATCCTCCAGATCAAGACGGTCATCGATGAGTGCACCCAGATCATCTCCCAGAGCCGCAGCCCCAAGCCGCCCGCCGCTGCCCCCTCTGTGCCCCTCGCCGTCCCCAGGCCGCTGACCGTTAAGCCCCAGGAACAAACCAAGGAGAGCCCAGGCACTGTCGGTCTCCCAGCCTCCCGGCCCGGCGAGATGgagccccccagcaccgcccagctgGAGGCCCCCAAGCTGCTGTGTGCCTCGGAGGTGCGCTACAAGCTCCGTGACCTGCTCTCctcccagcagaggcagctgggggaggccagggagagggcagcGTCCGAGGGGGAACTGGCAGCCGCCGGCAGTGACGGGGAGGGACCCTATGGCGGGCTGCACCCAGCTGAGGCTCAGCCCAGCTGCCACAGCCGCAAGCAGCGCCAGCCGGTGCGGCTCCAGCTTTCCGATGCCTTGCCTGTCATCATcaaggacgaggaggaggaggaggaagacgaggaggaggaggagggcgagGGAAAGCTAAGCTGCTTTGGGGAATGTGGTGGGGgagccttccccagctgcagcgaGGCCAAAGACACCGGGGGCGGGAGCGGCAGtggtggggcaggcaggaaggACGGCGTCCAGCTAGACTACCCTGCCGTGGAGGGGCAGGATTTCTTCAGCGGGCAGGACGTCTTCTCTGAGTCCTTCATTCCAGCCTGGCAGAGCGAGGAGGGCAGCCAGGGGGCGGCCCGGGAGGGCGAGAAGTTCCGCACCGATTGCAGCCTGGAGGCCTCCAACATGAGGACGCTGGCTGGAGACTTCAAGCCAGCCCCGGCCAGCTTCCCGGCCCAGGCGCCCGAGCCCCGCGGCCTGGCGTTCGTCTCCTCCCTGGGCATCCAGCGGGAGCTGAAAGCCGAGGTGAGCGCCGCCGGACccggcaccaccaccaccaccagcatctTCCAGTTCCACCTGCCGCAGCCCGGCGTGGCCCAGAGCTTCTACAGCGTCCAGCAGGAGGCCGGCGCCGCCAACATGGTACAGCTCAGCCCCGGCGCCATGGTGACGGGCTCCCTGCACGGCGAGCAGGCCCAGCGCCCGGGGCCTTCCCGCTGCTCCGAGCCCTCCTACCAGTGCAGCCACTGCCAGAAGACCTTCAGCTCCCGCAAGAACTACACCAAGCACATGTTCATCCACTCAG GCGAGAAGCCCCACCAGTGCAGCATCTGCTGGCGCTCCTTCTCGCTGCGGGACTACCTGCTGAAGCACATGGTGACGCACACGGGCGTGCGAGCCTTCCAGTGCTCCATCTGCTGCAAGCGCTTCACCCAGAAAAGCTCCCTCAACGTCCACATGCGCACGCACCGCCCCGAGCGCTTCCAGTGCTGTATCTGCAACAAGTACTTCTCCCACCGCACCCTGCTTGAGCGCCACGTGGCCACCCACACCGCTTGGAAAGCCGGCGAGCCCGAcgtggccgggggcgcctggaaGGAGAAGCCTGACCCGGGAGAGGGCGCCAGCGTCGCCGCCTGGAAAGGGGACCCAGCCACCGAGGGCGCCATGGTGGCGTGGAAAGGGGACCCGGGCGGGGAAGGCACCATGGTGGCATGGAAAGGGGACCCAGGCGGGGAAGGCACCATCACGGCCTGGAAGGGGGACTCTGGTGCAGAGGGGGCTCTCCCCACCCAGCCTGCGTGGAAAGGGGACCCTGCTGGAGATGGCACCATGCCAGCCCACACAGCCTAA